Within the Novosphingobium pentaromativorans US6-1 genome, the region CGATCCCGCTTACGACTTTCGCGGTCATGCCCTGCATTGCCCTCGCGCTGCTGTGCGACATTGTGGGACTGGGCGGGCCGTTCTGGTGGCTGGCGGGGCAGTTCATCGACCTACTGCTTGGCCTCGCGCACAAGATCAGTGCGCTGCCGGGCGCCGTTTCGGTTCTGCCTGCCATGGGGACGGGCGGTTTCCTTCTGTTCGTAACCGGCGGATTGTGGCTCGGCCTTTGGAGCGGGCGCGTGCGGCTGCTGGGACTGGTGCCCGCCTGTTTCGGCATCGTCTGGCTCATCCTGCTCGAGCCGCCGGACATTCTCGTGACCGGCGATGGCCGTCATGTCGGACTGCTCGACGATAGCGGCGATGGGCTCGTCACCTTGCGCGACACCGGCAGCGATTATGTGCGCGACAATCTTCGCGAATTCGCAGGGATCGAAGGCGAATTGACGCCCCTCGCATCGTGGCCGGGTTCGAGATGCAATCGCGACTTCTGTTCGGTACGGATCGATCGAGCCGGTCGATCGTGGGACTTGCTGATCGCCAGAGGCCGCGACCAGGTGCCCGAGCGGTCGCTGGCAGCGGCCTGCGACAAGGCCGATATCGTCGTTGCCGATCGCTGGCTGCCATGGAGCTGCAAGCCGCGCTGGCTCAAGGCCGACCGGACCATGCTGGACAGGACCGGCGGGCTTGCCATCAGGCTGCGCGGCAAATCCGTCGAAACAGTGGCGGCAGGGCAGGGCCGCCATGGCTGGTGGAACCCGCGCGGGCCGTGATTTCGGCCCTGTCCGGAGAGTACGCCTTCCGGAGAGTACGCCTGAGCGGCACGCCTCCCCGGGGCAAGCTCAGTGATAGCGGCGCAGCAGCCCTGCGAGCTTGCCCTGAACCTCGATCTCGTCAGGGCCGTAGATCTGCGGTTCGTATGCGGCATTGGCGGGCACGAGGCGAACCATGCCGCCATCGCGCTGGAGATACTTGAGCGTCGCTTCTTCGCCGCGAACCAGGGCGACGACGATTTCGCCGTCGCGTGCGGTGTTGGTGCGACGGATCAGGGCAAAGTCGCCGTCGAGAATGCCGGCCTCGACCATCGAATCGCCCGAAACCTCAAGCGCGTAGTGTTCCCCCGAGCCGAGCAGGGCTGCCGGAACCGGAAGCATCGACTGGCCTTCGAGCGCCTCGATAGGAACGCCGGCAGCGATGCGACCGTGCAGCGGAATTTCGATGACGTCGTTCGCCGGTTCAGGCTTGCGTTCGGGCTGCTTGAGTGCGGCAAGGGCGTCTATGCCGGCAGGAGCGGCGGCCTTCGTCGCAGGCTTGCTGGTGACGTCTTCGGGCTGGCGCAGGATTTCCAGCGCGCGGGCGCGGTTTGGCAGGCGGCGGATGAAGCCGCGTTCCTCAAGCGCGGAAATGAGGCGGTGCACGCCCGACTTCGACTTGAGGTCGAGCGCTTCCTTCATCTCTTCGAAGCTGGGCGAGATGCCGCTTTCTTCAAGCCGGACCTGAATGAACTTGAGCAATTCATGCTGCTTGCGCGTCAACATCTTCGTTGCCTCTTTCTCTGCGTCCCCGAGCGTTGTTCTGCTTGTGAACAATGAGAGAACAATTAAGCAACAGATTCTGGAACGTCAAGCAATACCGCCGTTTTCGAGCAGGAACACCCGCACCGTGTCTCCGGGCGTGGCGGCCGGTGCATGCGCGGGGCGATCGATCAGCACATTGCTGGCCGCAAGGGCGCTGAGTGCACCGCTGTCCTGCAGCGTCATGGGCGCCACGCTCTCGCCGTTCCAGTAGCCGCGCAGGAATTCGCGGCGGTGGCCGATGGCTCTGAGAGATCCGTCCAGAACGGTCGAGATCTGCATTGGCAGCGAACGGTTTGCTCCGAGCATTGCGCGCAGCATCGGCAGGACGAAGAGATAGGCGGTGACCATGCTCGAAACCGGATTGCCCGGCAGGCCGATGATGATCTGCGTGCCGCCGCTGCTGCGTTCGCGCGTGGCAACGAGGATCGGCTTGCCCGGCTTGATGGCGACGCGCCAGAAGTCGAGCCTTGCGCCCCAGCGTTCGAGAGCCGGGCGCACGAGATCGTGATCGCCTACCGAGGCTCCGCCGCTGGTGACGATCATGTCGCAATCGGCGGCCTCGTCGAAAGCGCCGATCAGCGCATCGAGCGTGTCGGTCACGGGCCCGATTCGCTGCGCCTCGACCGGCAGGGCGCTGACCAGCGAGACCAGCATGGCGCCGTTGCTCGCGGGGATCTGGTGCGCAGGGCAGGTCTCCGGATCGGCGGCCAGTTCATCGCCGCTGTCGATCACCGCGACTTTCGGCATGCGGCGCACCGGCAGGTGGCGATGACCCGCGGAGAGGGCCAGCGCGATATGCGCAGGGCCGATGCGGACTCCTTCGCCCAGCACTTCTTGCCCCGCCGTGAAATCCATCCCGCAAGGGCGGATGTGCTTGTGCGGCGGTTCGGGCAGATCGCCGCTGAGAGTAATGCGGTCGCCTTCCCGCCCAAGGTCTTCCTGCAGGATCACGACGCCGGCATCGGCGGGCATGATCGCGCCGGTCGAGATCCGCACGGCCTCGCCCTTTTGCAGCGTGCCGGTAAAGGGGTGGCCTGCGGCGCTTTCACCGATCACCTGCCATGGCCCGGTGAGGTCGCCTTCGATCATTGCATAGCCGTCCATCGCAGAGAGATGAGCGGAAGGCTGGGTGCGCCGCGCCAGCAGCGGTTCGGCCAGGAAGCGGCCCAGCGCGCTTTCGACGTCGACGCGCTCGACCGCTAGTGCTTCGGCCAGTGCAAGCAGGCGGGCCTGGGCATCTTCGAGCGGGATCGGCGCGGGACCTGCCATCAGTGCCGGTCCTCCGCGCGCCAGGTCCCGGACTTGCCGCCGCGCTTCTCGATCAGGCGGATGTCGCCGATGACCATGCCCTTGTCGAGCGCCTTGGCCATGTCGTAGATCGTCACCAGCGCCACGGAAACGGCCGTGATGGCTTCCATTTCCACGCCGGTCTTGCCGGTGAGCGAGGCCGTCGCCGTGGCCCTGACGGCTTCGTCCTCGAAGCTGAAATCGACATTGATCGCATCGATGGCGAGCGGGTGGCACATCGGGATCAGGTCCCCGGTGCGCTTGCCCGCCATGATCCCGGCGATGCGCGCGGTGCCCAGCACGTCGCCCTTGGGGGCATCCCCGGCGCGGATCGCCGCGAGTGCCTCGGCCGACATCGTGATCCGCCCCGAGGCAATGGCGAGCCGCTGCGTCTCTGCCTTGGCGCCGACATCGACCATGCGCGCCGTCCCGTCCGAATCGATGTGCGTGAGGCTCTTGTTCATCTCAGACCTTGAAATCCTGATGAGGTTTACACGGTTTACACAGTCCAGAAGCGCCAGCGGAGCGGCCTCGCAGGACCGGTAAGCGTGCGGTTTCGGGGCCGGGTACATTCGCGCTCATGCCCCATGGATGGCAGATTTCCCGGCTGTAGGACAGGGTGGGCTTCGCGAATGCCATCGGCCCGAAGTTTATCCTTCGAGCAGCGCCCGCGTTGCCGCCTCGACATCGTCATGACGCATCAGGCTTTCGCCAACGAGGAAGGTGCGCGCGCCGCACTGCGAGAGACGCTGCAGGTCGGCATGGCCGTTGATGCCGCTTTCACTGACGAGCAGCGTGCCTTCCGGTGCGAGCGGGGCGAGCCGCTCGGTCGTGGCGATGTCGGTGACGAAGCGCTTGAGGTCGCGGTTGTTGACGCCGATCAGGCGCGATTTGAGCCGGGCCGCGCGCTCCATTTCATGCTCGTCGTGGACTTCGACGAGGCAGTCCATGCCGCGTTCGAGCGCGGCCGCCTCGATCTCGGCCATCAGCGTATCGTCCAGCGCGGCAACGATGATGAGGATGGCGTCGGCCCCGATCGAACGCGCTTCGGCGACCTGCCAGGGATCGACCATGAAGTCCTTGCGGATGACCGGCAGCGAGACCGCGGCGCGCGCCGCGACGAGATAGTCCTCATGGCCCTGGAAGTAAGGTGCATCGGTCAGGATCGAGAGGCAGGCCGCGCCGCCCTTTTCATAGGCGACGGCATGTTCGGTCGGGCGGAAATCCGGGCGGATCAGGCCCTTCGACGGGCTGGCCTTCTTGATTTCCGCGATGAGGGCGAACCCGCTCTCGGCCTTGCGGCGTAGCGCCGCCTCGAAGCCGCGCGGCGCGCTCTGGCCGGCAGCCTTCGCATCGAGCGCGGATAGCGAGGCAAGGGGCTTGCGGGCGGCGACTTCCTCGCGCTTGGTATCGCAGATCTCGGTGAGCTTGTTGGACATGGCGGGCCTTCGGTGCCTGATGCGGTTCGGTATGGGCGGGAAGCGGCGCTACTTGAGCGCGTCGATCCAGCAGTTGAGCAGGGCATTGGCGAGGCCCTTGTCGATGGCCTCGGCAGCTTCCTCGACGCCTTCCCGCCAGGTCTTTGCTTCACCGGCGACAACAAGCGCACCGGCCGCGTTGAACAGCACGGCATCGCGATAGGCGCCCGCCTCGCCCATGAGCAGGCGGCGCAGGGCCTGGGCGTTGTACTGCGGATCGCCGCCGCGAATGGCATCGACCGGCGCGACTGGCAGCCCCGCGTCGGCGGGCGAAACGCGGCGCATGGCCAGTTCGCTGCCGGTCACTTCCGCAACTTCGTTGCCGCCTGCAAGGCTGAGTTCGTCGAGGCCTTCATCGCCGGAGACGACGAGCGAATGCTCGGTGCCCAGGCGAAGGATCGCCTCGGCATAGATCGGCACGTAGGCGGGCCGGGCGATGCCCACGAGCTGGCGGCGGACCTGCGCCGGATTGGCAAGCGGGCCCATCAGGTTGAAGATCGTGCGGCGCCCCAGCTTCTTGCGTAGCGGCATCAACCGCCCAAGCGCCGGGTGGTGGCGGGCGGCGAAGAGGAAGCAGATGCCAAGGTCGGCCAGTGTCGCCTCGGCGGTTTCCACGGCGCGGTCGAGATTGAGACCGAGCGCCTCGAGCGTGTCGGCGGCGCCCGCCTTGGAACTGGCCGCGCGGTTGCCGTGCTTGGCGACCGGCACGCCGCAGGCGGCAACGACCAGCGATACGGCAGTCGAGACGTTGAGTGTGTGATGACCGTCACCGCCGGTTCCGCATACGTCGATGGCATTGGCGGGGGCGACGATGGGGATCATCCGTGCCCGCATGGCGCGTGCGGCGCCCGCGATCTCGCCGGCATTCTCGCCCCGCTCGGAAAGTGCGACGAGAAACGCGGCGATGTCCGCCTCGGGCACGTCGCCGTCAAGGATCGCGGCGAAGGCGGCTTCAGCTTCGGCTTCCTCGATCGGATGGCTGGGATCGGGCAGCGTCATGCGACGGCCCTGGTCTCGATGCCACACAGGCGCAGGAAGTTCGCCAGCATGTCGTGCCCGTGCTCGGTGGCGATGCTTTCCGGGTGGAACTGCACGCCGTGGATCGGCAGGCTTGCGTGGCGGAAGCCCATGACGTGGCCATCGTCGGAGCGGGCGTTGACCAGCAGCGTCTCGGGAATGTCCTCGACGATCAGCGAGTGATAGCGCGTCGCGGTGAAGGGTGAGGGCAGCCCCTCGAACACGCCGGTATTGTCATGCGTCACCGGCGAGGTCTTGCCGTGCATCAGCCCGCCGCGCACGACCCTGCCGCCGAAGTACTGGCCGATCGACTGGTGGCCCAGGCACACGCCGAGCAGCGGCTTTCCGGCATCGGCCGCCGCACCGACGAGGTCGAGGCTGATGCCTGCCTCGTTCGGGGTGCATGGCCCCGGCGAGATGAGGAAGCCCTGCGCCCCGCTCGAAATCGCCTGTCCGGCCGAGAGCGCATCATTGCGCACGACTTCGACCTCTGCCCCCAGCTCCATCAGGTAATGGACGAGGTTCCAGGTGAAGCTGTCGTAGTTGTCGATGACGAGGATCATGATTTGCCCTTTGCCCTTTTCTCGACGACGATCAAGGGGCCGAGCGGAGGTCCGCCATCGACGCGGCCCATGTGCGGGTCCCACAGGGAAGAAACGCTGCCGTCGAGGAACAGCGCATTGGGGCAGTCCAGCGCGTCGCGGAAATAGCGGGCGAGCCTGCCGAAGGAGATCGGTTCGTCGGAAATGACGAAGTGCGCGTTTCCGTCGCGGTCGACGCCCACGCCATTGCGCAGCTTGAGCGACTGGCCGTCGGGCGCGATGCGGGGATGCAGCTTTCCGGCGATGACCAGCATCGGCCCCGACTGGGTGCCAAACTGCGGGCGGTGCGAGACGCTCTGGGCAAAGTCCTCGCTGGTGCGAACGGCCCAGTGGCCGTCGGTATCGCCATAGAACACGCCGTTGGGCAGAAGGTGGAAGTTGCCGTAGCCCTCGTTGCGGTTGAGCGTGTGCAGGCGATTCCCGTCCTCGACGTAGTAGCCGATCGGCTGCCCTTTCTCGTCGAACATGCCTCCGTTCATCGCAAAGGCGACTTCATGGCTCATTTCCGGCCGGTCGACCGCGAGCTGGGAAAGGCTGCGGTAGGGCACGCCACCCTTGGGGCCCAGAACCATGTGGATGGTGTGGCGGCCCGGCTCTGCGGTGCAATGGGTGAGCGATGCGCCCTCGAAGCTGGCGGCCTCGCACGGCGGCGGCGGCGGCGCCGCGGCTTCCTGCTTCGCATCGCCCGAAGAACAGGCGGCGAGCAGCAGCGCCAGCAGCAGGGCGGGCGCCGTACGGGTCACTGCCCGAAGCCCGGCTCTCCTGCGACACGGACCGCTTCGCGCGCGGCAGCGAAAAGGGCGCCGGACTTGGCTTCGCATTCGCGCTGTTCGTAGGCCGGGTCGCTGTCGGCAACGATGCCCGCGCCCGCCTGGACGTGGAGCACGCCGTCCTTGAGCACGCCGGTGCGCAAAACGATGCACGAATCGACCGAACCGTCGGGCGCGAAATAGCCGACCCCGCCAGCATAGGCCCCGCGCGTTTCGGGTTCGAGTTCGGCGATGATCTCGCAGGCATGGACCTTGGGCGCGCCCGAGACGGTGCCGGCCGGGAAGCCGGCGAAGACTGCGTCGATGGCATCGTGCCTGGCGGTGTCGAGCCGGCCGACCACGTTCGATACGATGTGCATCACGTGGCTGTAGCGCTCGATCGTGTAGCTGTCGGTCACTTCGACGGTGCCCGCCGCAGCCACGCGGCCGACGTCGTTGCGCCCCAGGTCGAGCAGCATGAGGTGTTCGGCGCGTTCCTTGGGATCGGCCAGCAGGCTCGCCTCGTTGGCCTTGTCCTCGGCCGGGGTCTTGCCGCGCGGGCGGGTGCCCGCGATCGGGCGGATCGTGACTTCGCCGTCACGCACGCGCACGAGGATTTCCGGGCTCGATCCGACCAGCGCAAAGCCGGGCAGGTCGAGGAAATAGAGGAACGGCGAAGGGTTCACCCGGCGCAGCGCGCGGTAGAGCGCAAGCGGCGGCAGCGGGAATTCGCAGGTGAAGCGCTGGGCCAGCACGACCTGGAAGATGTCGCCGGCCTGGATGTACTCCTTGGCCCTGAGCACCATCGCCTTGTAGTCGTCGGCCGCCATGACCGGCGTGGGCTCTGGTATTGCCAGGTCGGGCTGGGCCGGAGCGAGCGTGGCGGGCACCGAGAGGCGGCGCAGCGCCTCGTCGATGCGCTCCGCGGCGGCTTCGACCACGCGATCCGGCGAACCGGCGTCGGGCCAGACCGGCGCCACGCAGAACAGCTCGTCGCCGAGGCGATCGAACACGAGGATCAGCGAAGGCCGCACGAACAGCATGTCGGGCACGTCGAGGCTGCTTTGCGGCGCGCGCGGCAGCTTCTCGACAAGGCCGATGGTCTCGTAGCCGAAATAGCCGACGAGGCAGGCGAGCGCCTTGGGCAGTTCGGCGGGCACGTCGATGCGGCAGGTCTCGACGAGGTTGCGCAGTTCGGAGAGGCTGTCGCCGGGCAGAGCCGCGAAGGCGTCCTTGTCGGACTTCCACTTGCGGTTGATCTCGCAGCTGGCGCCGCTGGCACGGAACACGAGGTCGGGATCGAGCCCGATCAGGCTGTAGCGCCCGCGCACTTCGCCGCCTTCCACCGATTCCAGCAGGAAGTCTCCGCGACCGTCCTCGAACAGCCGCAGGGCCGCCGCGACCGGCGTCTCGGTATCGGCGACCAGCTTGCGCCAGAGCAGGGCGGGGCGCCCTTGCTCCAGTTGCTGCCGGACCGTGTCTCTATCCGCTTCGCGCTGCATCGTCGTTCCTGCCTGCGCTTACTGGGCCGAACCGGTGCCGGCGAGTTCGTCGCGCACGGCCTTGATCGCGGCGGCATTCTTGGTGACGCCCACGTCCTTGCGGATCGCCTTGCCGAGTGCGTCGGCATAGGCCTGGCCGAGCTGCTGGCCGAGTTCCTTCTGGGTATTGGCGACCAGATCGTCGGAATCGATCTTGGCAGGGTCGATCTTCTTGAGGGCCACCACGAACCAGCCGCGTTCCTGCGGGGCGGCCTGCACCTTCACCGTGTTCTCGGCCATGTGGAACATGAGCGAGATCGGTGCCGGGACCTGGCGGCCGTTCTGGATCGCGGCGGTCAACGTGGGACGCGACATCGTGACGGGCTGGATCGGCGGCAGGCGCTTGCCGACCGACGCCATGGCCTTTTCGAGCGCGGTGCCCTTCTTGACCTCGGCCTGGACCTTGAGCGCGGCGGCCTTGGCGGCCTGCGAGCCCTTGTCCATCGACCAGGCGACCTTCACGTCGTCCTTGATCTCCTTGAGCGGAGCCGGCGCGGACGCGTCGATCTCGCTGACGTCGTAGATCATGAAGGTCTTGCCGCGTTCGACTTCGGCGACCTGCGGCTGCTCTTCCTCCATCGAGAAGGCGGTCTTGAGCACCGGGGCGATGACGTCGGGCGCCTTTTCGCCGGGCTTGAGATAGACCTGGCCGTCGGCGGTGATGGGCGCGGTGGTCTGCACCTCGATCCCGAGCGACTTGGCGACTTCGATCAGGTTGGCCCCGTCGGCGAACTTGTCCTCGAGGCTGGCGAGTTCGTCGGTGAAGGCGGCGCGGCGCTTTTCCTGCTCGATCTGCTTGGCCAGTTCGTCCTTCACTTCGGCAAGGGTGCGGGCAGGCTTTTCCTGCTTTTCCTCGACGCGGATGACGTGCCAGCCCAGCGGGCTCTTCTGCGGCACGGCGAGCTTGCCGGTATCGGCGGCGAAGACGGCATCGGCGACGGCCGGCGAGAACTGCTCGCTCAGATCGGTCTTGCTGAAGAATTCGAGCCTGGCTGCCGACAGGCCCTTTTCCTTAGCCGCCGCTTCGAGCGACTTGCCGCCGTTCACTTCGGCGACGATCGCCTTGGCAGCGGCCTCGGTCGGCACGATCAGCTGGGTGATACGGCGCTTGTCCTGCGCGGCGTACTGTGCCTTGTTGGCATCGTAGCGTGCGGCGATTTCCTTGTCGGTCGGCGCGGCGGGAGCCTTGATCGCGTCTTCACCGAAGGTCGCGTAACGGATCACGCGGCGCTCGGGCCGGATGAATTCGTTGATGTGGTCCTTGTAGAAGGCCTGGATCTCGATGTCGGTCGGGTCCTTCTCGGGCATGAAGGCCGAGGAAGGGAAGGCTGCGATCGTGCCGGTGCGGCTCTCGCCAAGCAGCGAGGCATAGCGCCTGGCGGCATCCTTCGACATAACCGCGCCGTACTGCGCCGGAACCAGCAGCTGCTGCGAGACGAGGCCCTGGGCGATGTCCTCGCGCAGGACCTTCTCGGTCAGGCCCTGCTGCGCGAGCGCCTGGCGGAAGGTGTCCTGGCTGAACTTGCCGTCAACGCCCATGAAGCCGGGGATCTGCGTGATCTCGCTGTCGATCAGGCGATCGCCTGCAACGACGCCCTGCTGCTTGCCGAAGACGAAGAGCGCTGTGCGGTCGATGAGATCGTCGAGGACCTGCTCGACTCCGCCTTCTGCGACCATCAGTTTCATGGTTGCGGTGGGCTGATTGCGCTTCACGCGCTCCAGCGCCGCGCGGGCCGACTGCGTCAACTGCGGGGCGTCGATACTTTCCTTGCCCACGGTTGCGACCTTCGTTCCGCCGCCGAGGCCGGCCGAGGAACTGAGGCCGGCGATATCGCCGCTGGCGAATGCGAGCGCGATGACGACGAGCATGATCAGCGCGACAGCCGCACCGATCTTGGATTTGAGCATTGAACGGAAGAAAGTGAGCATGGATCCGTGCCGATCAGCGATGACTTGAGCGAAAACGAAGGTTTCGCAGGAAACGGCCGCAGGCTTTAGGGGCGCTTGCGCGTTACTGCAATGCCGACTCGTATGTGATTGCTTGAGCGACACACAGGAAAGTTTTACCTGAACGAAGGCTGCATGAGTTTTGACAACCGAGGTCCGCCTGTCCTAGCTGCGCGGCGCAAGCGGAGCGGCGATTCTTTGGCTGGACCGAAGGCGGCGCTGCGCACTTGATGAAATCAAGGGTTGGAAATGGCTGGACTGCCTTACATCGTCGGTAACTGGAAAATGAACGGCACGCGCGCGATGCTCAACGAGGCGCGCGCGATTGACCGGGCGGCGGCACGCTTTCCCAAGGTGCAGGTCGCGGTCGCGCCGCCGGCGACGCTGATCTATCGCACGCGCGACGCAGCGGCCATCATCGGCGTGGGCGGGCAGGACTGCCACGCCGAAGAGAGCGGCGCCTTCACCGGCGACATCTCGGCACAGATGCTCAAGGACGCAGGCGCGGACTTCACCATCGTTGGCCACTCGGAGCGCCGCACGCTCCACGGCGAAAGCGATGCTGACGTCAAGGCCAAGGCGGAGGCTGCGCTCGGTGCGGGCCTCGGCGTGATCCTGTGCGTGGGTGAAACCGAATCCCAGCGCGATGCCGGCGAGGCCGAAACGGTCGTCGGCGCCCAGCTCGAGGGTTCGTGTCCGCGTGTCGACGGCGCACCGGAAAAGCTCTCGGTCGCTTACGAACCGGTCTGGGCCATCGGCACCGGCCGGGTGCCTTCGGTTGAGGACGTGGCCGCGATGCACAAGGCGATCCGCGCAAAGCTCGTCGCGCTTTACGGCGAGGGCGGTGCGGACGTGCGCATTCTCTATGGCGGCTCGGTAAAGGCCGACAATGCCGCGGAACTGCTGGCCGTGCCCGAAGTGGGCGGCGCGCTCGTCGGCGGGGCAAGCCTGTCCGCCGAGAGCTTCCTCGCGATCGTCGGCGCAGCCGCTTCGCTGGACGCGGACTGATCGATAAAGTGCTGCAGGGCCCGGCATTGATGGCCGGGCCTTGCGAAAACCCGTTGACGGGTTGCGCCGCGAAGGCGTTGCGCCTATCTGCGCGACGTGTGATGCGGGCTTGATGCTCCCCAGAAGGCTGAGACTGAGATGTTCCTTTTCCTGACCGTCCTCCAGGCGCTCATTGCAGCGGCGCTTGTCGGTGTGATCCTGATGCAGAAGTCGGAAGGCGGCGGTCTGGGCGTCGGTGGCGGCAGCCCCTCGGGCCTGATGTCCGCGCGCGGCGCAGCCAACTTCCTGACCCGCGCGACTTCGGTTCTGGCCGTTCTCTTCGTGGTCCTGAGCATCATCCTGGCAGCGCTTGCCGTCGATGTGACCACCGGCCGCGATATCGACACTTCGCTTGAACGCGGCGCTGCTGCGCCGACGGCTCCGGCACAGCCGGCCGATCCTCTTGCCGGCGCGGCGAATCCCGCCGCGGCACCGGCCCGGGGCGATGGCACTGCGCAGCAGGCGCCGGCCGACGATCCGCTTTCGGGTGCTGCCAAGCAGTAATTCCGAGGCATTTCCCGTAACCGAAATGCCGTCTGGCAGTGGCAGGCGGCATTTCATGTAGTATTGACCTGTGGATTCAGGCTCTGGGCGCTTGCCTATGGGCCTCCATGCAATTTAAGGCCCGACTCCCATGGCGCGGCATATTTTTATCACCGGCGGCGTGGTTTCCTCGCTCGGCAAGGGGCTCATGGCAGCGAGCCTCGCGGCTCTCCTGCAGGCACGCGGTTTCCGCGTCCGCATCCGCAAGTTCGACCCTTACCTCAACGTCGATCCGGGCACGATGAGCCCGTACCAGCACGGTGAGGTCTACGTGACTGACGACGGGGCCGAGACCGACCTCGACCTTGGCCACTACGAACGCTTCACCGGCGTATCGGCCCGTCAGAGCGACAATATCACCTCGGGTCGCATCTATCAGGACATCATCGCCAAGGAGCGCCGCGGCGACTATCTCGGTGCCACCGTGCAGGTCATCCCGCACGTCACCGACGCGATCA harbors:
- the tpiA gene encoding triose-phosphate isomerase, translated to MAGLPYIVGNWKMNGTRAMLNEARAIDRAAARFPKVQVAVAPPATLIYRTRDAAAIIGVGGQDCHAEESGAFTGDISAQMLKDAGADFTIVGHSERRTLHGESDADVKAKAEAALGAGLGVILCVGETESQRDAGEAETVVGAQLEGSCPRVDGAPEKLSVAYEPVWAIGTGRVPSVEDVAAMHKAIRAKLVALYGEGGADVRILYGGSVKADNAAELLAVPEVGGALVGGASLSAESFLAIVGAAASLDAD
- the secG gene encoding preprotein translocase subunit SecG; amino-acid sequence: MFLFLTVLQALIAAALVGVILMQKSEGGGLGVGGGSPSGLMSARGAANFLTRATSVLAVLFVVLSIILAALAVDVTTGRDIDTSLERGAAAPTAPAQPADPLAGAANPAAAPARGDGTAQQAPADDPLSGAAKQ